From Vigna unguiculata cultivar IT97K-499-35 chromosome 5, ASM411807v1, whole genome shotgun sequence, the proteins below share one genomic window:
- the LOC114183524 gene encoding 65-kDa microtubule-associated protein 1-like isoform X2, protein MFALVLSFGLLLTALRSRKARSWHYGSVADYLSLSFWDEIGESNNDRDNMLLQLEQECLDIYHKRVEETRKHKADMYQWLADAEAQATNIVSSIGESTVLPRKQSPDLKKHKCIRAFLDATECLYKTQKLAGKPAGIISNTRYQGGQEETTM, encoded by the exons AT GTTTGCTCTAGTCCTTTCATTTGGCCTTCTCCTCACTGCATTAAGAAGCAGAAAGGCTAGGTCATGGCACTATGGTAGTG TAGCAGACTatttatctctttctttttgGGATGAGATTGGGGAGAGTAACAATGATAGAGACAACATGCTTCTTCAACTGGAGCAAGAATGCCTGGACATTTATCACAAGAGAGTTGAGGAGACGAGGAAGCACAAGGCTGACATGTATCAATGGTTGGCAGATGCTGAAGCTCAAGCAACTAATATTGTTTCTTCCATTGGGGAATCTACGGTACTCCCACGG AAACAGTCACCAGATTTGAAGAAACACAAGTGCATCAGG GCTTTTCTTGATGCTACTGAGTGTCTCTATAAAACACAAAAGCTTGCTGGCAAACCTGCTGGAATTATCTCCAACACTCGATACCAAGGTGGTCAAGAAGAGACTACAATGTAA
- the LOC114183524 gene encoding 65-kDa microtubule-associated protein 5-like isoform X4: MFALVLSFGLLLTALRSRKARSWHYGSVADYLSLSFWDEIGESNNDRDNMLLQLEQECLDIYHKRVEETRKHKADMYQWLADAEAQATNIVSSIGESTVLPRKQSPDLKKHKCIRITCGMMASQF; encoded by the exons ATGTTTGCTCTAGTCCTTTCATTTGGCCTTCTCCTCACTGCATTAAGAAGCAGAAAGGCTAGGTCATGGCACTATGGTAGTG TAGCAGACTatttatctctttctttttgGGATGAGATTGGGGAGAGTAACAATGATAGAGACAACATGCTTCTTCAACTGGAGCAAGAATGCCTGGACATTTATCACAAGAGAGTTGAGGAGACGAGGAAGCACAAGGCTGACATGTATCAATGGTTGGCAGATGCTGAAGCTCAAGCAACTAATATTGTTTCTTCCATTGGGGAATCTACGGTACTCCCACGG AAACAGTCACCAGATTTGAAGAAACACAAGTGCATCAGG ATAACATGTGGAATGATGGCTTCTCAATTTTAG
- the LOC114183524 gene encoding 65-kDa microtubule-associated protein 1-like isoform X1, producing MFALVLSFGLLLTALRSRKARSWHYGSVADYLSLSFWDEIGESNNDRDNMLLQLEQECLDIYHKRVEETRKHKADMYQWLADAEAQATNIVSSIGESTVLPRKQSPDLKKHKCIRAFLDATECLYKTQKLAGKPAGIISNTRYQGGQEETTM from the exons ATGTTTGCTCTAGTCCTTTCATTTGGCCTTCTCCTCACTGCATTAAGAAGCAGAAAGGCTAGGTCATGGCACTATGGTAGTG TAGCAGACTatttatctctttctttttgGGATGAGATTGGGGAGAGTAACAATGATAGAGACAACATGCTTCTTCAACTGGAGCAAGAATGCCTGGACATTTATCACAAGAGAGTTGAGGAGACGAGGAAGCACAAGGCTGACATGTATCAATGGTTGGCAGATGCTGAAGCTCAAGCAACTAATATTGTTTCTTCCATTGGGGAATCTACGGTACTCCCACGG AAACAGTCACCAGATTTGAAGAAACACAAGTGCATCAGG GCTTTTCTTGATGCTACTGAGTGTCTCTATAAAACACAAAAGCTTGCTGGCAAACCTGCTGGAATTATCTCCAACACTCGATACCAAGGTGGTCAAGAAGAGACTACAATGTAA
- the LOC114183524 gene encoding 65-kDa microtubule-associated protein 1-like isoform X3, translating to MFALVLSFGLLLTALRSRKARSWHYGSADYLSLSFWDEIGESNNDRDNMLLQLEQECLDIYHKRVEETRKHKADMYQWLADAEAQATNIVSSIGESTVLPRKQSPDLKKHKCIRAFLDATECLYKTQKLAGKPAGIISNTRYQGGQEETTM from the exons ATGTTTGCTCTAGTCCTTTCATTTGGCCTTCTCCTCACTGCATTAAGAAGCAGAAAGGCTAGGTCATGGCACTATGGTAGTG CAGACTatttatctctttctttttgGGATGAGATTGGGGAGAGTAACAATGATAGAGACAACATGCTTCTTCAACTGGAGCAAGAATGCCTGGACATTTATCACAAGAGAGTTGAGGAGACGAGGAAGCACAAGGCTGACATGTATCAATGGTTGGCAGATGCTGAAGCTCAAGCAACTAATATTGTTTCTTCCATTGGGGAATCTACGGTACTCCCACGG AAACAGTCACCAGATTTGAAGAAACACAAGTGCATCAGG GCTTTTCTTGATGCTACTGAGTGTCTCTATAAAACACAAAAGCTTGCTGGCAAACCTGCTGGAATTATCTCCAACACTCGATACCAAGGTGGTCAAGAAGAGACTACAATGTAA
- the LOC114183524 gene encoding 65-kDa microtubule-associated protein 5-like isoform X5, with product MVVIGESNNDRDNMLLQLEQECLDIYHKRVEETRKHKADMYQWLADAEAQATNIVSSIGESTVLPRKQSPDLKKHKCIRAFLDATECLYKTQKLAGKPAGIISNTRYQGGQEETTM from the exons ATGGTAGTG ATTGGGGAGAGTAACAATGATAGAGACAACATGCTTCTTCAACTGGAGCAAGAATGCCTGGACATTTATCACAAGAGAGTTGAGGAGACGAGGAAGCACAAGGCTGACATGTATCAATGGTTGGCAGATGCTGAAGCTCAAGCAACTAATATTGTTTCTTCCATTGGGGAATCTACGGTACTCCCACGG AAACAGTCACCAGATTTGAAGAAACACAAGTGCATCAGG GCTTTTCTTGATGCTACTGAGTGTCTCTATAAAACACAAAAGCTTGCTGGCAAACCTGCTGGAATTATCTCCAACACTCGATACCAAGGTGGTCAAGAAGAGACTACAATGTAA
- the LOC114183048 gene encoding plant intracellular Ras-group-related LRR protein 6: protein MNRLLKAARASGSLNLSNRSLTEIPDEVYRNLEGLGGGGDDDKWWEAVELQKLILAHNSIGSLKEDLKNLPFLVVLNLSHNCLTQLPSAIGELPQLKMLDVSFNSIIEIPEEIGSAASLVKLDCSNNRLTELPSSLGRCLELSDLKGSNNLFTSLPEDLANCSKLSKLDMEGNKLTVISENLISSWTMLTEFNASKNLLTVLPVSIGSLSRLIRLDLLQNRVSAIPSSINGCHSLTELYLGNNNISTVPVEIGALSRLGTLDLHSNQLKDYPVEACKLSLLVLDLSNNSLSGLPPEMGKMTTLRKLLLSGNPLRTLRSSLVSGPTPALLKFLRSRLSVDEDSEAVTPSKEEVIAMATRLSITSKELSMQGLGLTAVPSEVWESGEVIKLDLSRNSIQELPVQLSSCVSLQTLILSKNQIIEWPSSVLKSLSSLSCLKMDNNSLRQIPSDGFEVVPKLQILDLSGNAASLLDGPAFSNLPYLQELYLRRMKLSEVPSDIVGLHQLRILDLSQNSLQSIPVGLKNLTSLKELDLSDNDISVLPPELGLLEPSLQALRLDGNPLRSIRRTVLSKGTKGVLNYLKDKLPE from the exons ATGAATCGGTTGCTGAAAGCGGCGAGAGCGTCTGGTTCTCTCAACCTCTCCAATCGTTCCCTCAC AGAAATTCCCGACGAGGTTTACCGGAATCTGGAGGGGCTCGGCGGCGGCGGCGACGACGACAAGTGGTGGGAG GCTGTGGAGCTTCAGAAGCTTATTCTGGCTCACAATAGTATTGGATCGTTGAAGGAAGATCTGAAAAATTTGCCTTTTCTCGTTGTGCTGAATCTAAGCCACAACTGTCTCACGCAGCTTCCATCTGCTATCGGAGA GTTGCCTCAGTTGAAGATGTTGGATGTTTCGTTCAATTCAATAATTGAAATACCGGAGGAGATTGGATCGGCAGCATCGCTTGTTAA GCTTGATTGTTCAAATAATAGGCTCACGGAGCTTCCAAGCTCTCTCGGCAGATGCTTAGAATTGTCGGACTTAAAG GGATCAAACAATCTTTTTACCAGCTTGCCAGAAGATTTGGCAAATTGTTCTAAATTATCTAAGCTAGATATGGAG GGAAACAAGCTAACAGTGATATCAGAAAATCTCATTTCATCATGGACCATGCTTACCGAATTCAATGCAT CAAAAAATTTGCTGACAGTGTTACCAGTCAGCATTGGAAGCCTTTCACGTCTAATTCGTCTTGACCTTCTTCAAAATA GAGTATCGGCAATCCCTTCATCAATCAATGGTTGTCATTCACTTACAGAGCTTTATTTGGG GAATAACAATATTTCTACCGTACCAGTGGAGATAGGGGCCCTTTCTCGACTTGGGACTTTAGATCTTCACTCTAACCAG CTGAAGGACTATCCAGTAGAGGCATGCAAGTTGAGTCTTTTAGTTTTAGatctttcaaataattcattgaGTGGGTTACCCCCTGAAATGG GAAAAATGACTACATTGAGAAAACTTCTGCTTAGTGGAAATCCTTTGAGAACTCTTCGAAG CTCATTAGTATCTGGACCTACACCAGCATTACTTAAATTTCTCCGAAGCAGACTCTCTGTGGATGAAG ATTCTGAAGCTGTAACCCCATCAAAAGAAGAGGTGATTGCAATGGCTACCCGATTATCTATCACTTCAAAG GAACTTTCTATGCAAGGGTTGGGATTAACTGCTGTCCCATCAGAAGTGTGGGAATCAGGGGAGGTCATAAAACTTGATCTTTCAAGAAACTCCATCCAGGAGCTGCCTGTTCAACTTTCTTCTTGTGTTTCACTCCAG ACATTGATTTTATCTAAGAATCAGATTATAGAGTGGCCAAGTTCAGTTCTTAAATCACTTTCAAGCCTTTCATGTTTGAAGATGGACAACAATTCCCTCAGACAG ATACCTTCCGATGGCTTTGAAGTGGTGCCTAAGCTTCAGATCCTGGATCTAAGCGGTAATGCAGCTTCATTACTAGATGGACCTGCATTTTCTAATTTGCCTTACCTGCAAGAGCTTTACCTAAG AAGAATGAAGCTCAGTGAAGTTCCATCAGATATAGTGGGGCTGCATCAGCTACGGATCCTTGACTTGAGTCAGAATTCCCTTCAATCAATTCCAGTG GGGTTAAAGAATCTCACTTCTCTCAAGGAGCTTGACCTATCTGATAACGACATCTCAGTTCTTCCACCTGAGCTG GGTTTGCTGGAACCAAGCCTACAGGCGTTGAGACTTGATGGGAATCCTCTTAGAAG CATTCGAAGGACTGTCTTGTCTAAAGGAACTAAAGGTGTTCTGAACTATTTGAAGGACAAATTGCCAgagtag